One Ricinus communis isolate WT05 ecotype wild-type chromosome 2, ASM1957865v1, whole genome shotgun sequence DNA segment encodes these proteins:
- the LOC125369266 gene encoding uncharacterized protein LOC125369266, whose amino-acid sequence MSTKTNNKEILDSKKLSTVTIHEASSPIHIKLDGSNYRVWSKILEMHITGRKKKGYITGRKVAPTEDDPGYDEWEAEDALVKSWLINSMTDNLMSHFVQCGTSKEVWDAAKRSYLDVYDSSQVYELMKRSFQLRQGLDHSLDQVSSRVLATSPLPSLEEAYSLVRREVQRQVTMGTENHSEALALMIQKSTSQVTPSVLVNSTASNSRFCTHCNSTRHTVDVCWKKHGYSEWYKLKQAEKKNKKYTQIVVPNTSPPSASHVSQVSPQ is encoded by the exons ATGTctactaaaactaataacaaAGAGATTCTTGATAGTAAGAAACTCTCGACAGTGACCATTCATGAGGCCTCTTCTCCAATCCATATTAAATTGGATGGTTCTAATTATCGTGTTTGGTCAAAGATTTTAGAGATGCATATTACTGGCAGGAAGAAGAAGGGTTATATTACTGGAAGAAAGGTTGCACCTACAGAAGATGATCCGGGCTATGATGAATGGGAAGCTGAAGATGCCCTTGTCAAGTCTTGGCTTATTAATTCCATGACTGATAATCTGATGTCGCACTTTGTTCAGTGTGGGACATCTAAAGAAGTTTGGGATGCGGCTAAGAGGAGCTATCTTGATGTTTATGACTCTTCCCAAGTATATGAACTGATGAAGAGGTCATTTCAATTGCGTCAGG GTCTTGATCACAGTTTGGATCAAGTTAGCAGTCGTGTTTTGGCTACCTCCCCTTTACCAAGCTTAGAAGAAGCCTACTCTTTAGTTCGTCGTGAAGTGCAGAGACAAGTCACCATGGGAACAGAAAATCATTCTGAGGCTTTAGCTCTAATGATCCAAAAGAGCACCTCTCAGGTGACTCCTTCTGTTCTTGTGAATTCTACTGCTTCCAATTCTCGCTTCTGCACTCATTGCAATAGTACCAGGCATACAGTAGATGTTTGTTGGAAGAAGCATGGCTATTCAGAGTGGTATAAACTTAAACAAGctgagaagaaaaataagaaatatactCAGATTGTTGTTCCTAACACTTCTCCACCTTCTGCTTCTCATGTTTCTCAAGTGTCTCCTCAATAA